A single region of the Variovorax paradoxus genome encodes:
- a CDS encoding FMN-binding glutamate synthase family protein — MSTIIPFPTRYSAFALCVAGLAASLAAVLVSPHLWFAWVALVVFGALSATGVHDLRQTRHAILRNYPVIGHLRFLLEFIRPEMRQYFIESDSEAAPFSRAQRSLVYQRAKGDPDNRPFGTQLNVTIAGYEWINHSMQPTKLDNHDFRIVIGGTPQPTEANPAQVCTQPYSASVFNISAMSFGALSANAILALNQGAKMGGFAHDTGEGSISQHHRVHGGDLIWEIGSGYFGCRNDDGTFNAERFSANARDPQVKMIEIKLSQGAKPGHGGVLPAPKVTPEIAAARGVRVGVDCISPSSHSAFGTPIEMMHFIARLRELSGGKPTGFKFCLGHPWEWFAIVKAMQATGITPDFIVVDGAEGGTGAAPVEFSDHVGAPLQEGLLLVHNTLIGVNLRHRIKLGCAGKVITAFDVARMMALGADWCNAARGFMMALGCIQAQSCHTGHCPTGVTTQDPVRQQALVVPTKAERVRNFHRSTLHALQELVQAAGLDHPQQITAHHIVRRISDTEVRLLSNLVMQVQPGALLGPLDKQHNVFRTYWPLASAESFQPVTQGPHGLVSSLALAA; from the coding sequence ATGTCCACGATTATTCCGTTTCCGACGCGTTACAGCGCCTTTGCCCTGTGCGTGGCGGGCCTTGCCGCCAGCCTGGCCGCCGTGCTGGTGTCCCCGCACCTGTGGTTCGCCTGGGTGGCGCTGGTGGTTTTCGGGGCGCTCAGCGCCACCGGCGTGCACGACTTGCGGCAAACGCGCCACGCCATCCTGCGCAACTACCCGGTCATCGGCCATTTGCGTTTTCTGCTCGAATTCATCCGGCCGGAAATGCGGCAGTACTTCATCGAGAGCGACTCCGAGGCCGCGCCGTTCTCGCGCGCCCAGCGCTCGCTGGTGTACCAGCGCGCCAAGGGCGACCCCGACAACCGGCCCTTCGGCACCCAGCTGAACGTGACCATTGCAGGCTACGAGTGGATCAACCACTCGATGCAGCCGACCAAGCTCGACAACCACGACTTCCGCATCGTGATCGGCGGCACGCCGCAGCCGACGGAGGCCAACCCAGCCCAGGTCTGCACTCAGCCTTACAGCGCCAGCGTATTCAATATTTCCGCGATGAGCTTTGGCGCGCTGTCGGCCAATGCGATCCTTGCGCTCAACCAGGGCGCCAAGATGGGCGGCTTTGCGCATGACACCGGCGAGGGCTCCATTTCGCAGCACCACCGCGTGCATGGCGGCGACCTGATCTGGGAAATCGGCTCGGGCTACTTCGGCTGCCGCAACGACGACGGCACCTTCAATGCCGAGCGCTTCAGCGCCAACGCGCGCGATCCGCAGGTGAAGATGATCGAGATCAAGCTGAGCCAGGGCGCCAAGCCCGGGCACGGCGGCGTGCTTCCCGCCCCCAAGGTCACGCCCGAGATCGCGGCCGCGCGCGGTGTGCGGGTGGGCGTGGACTGCATCTCGCCCTCGTCCCACAGCGCGTTCGGCACGCCCATCGAGATGATGCATTTCATCGCCAGGCTGCGCGAGCTTTCGGGCGGCAAGCCCACGGGCTTCAAGTTCTGCCTGGGCCATCCGTGGGAATGGTTCGCCATCGTCAAGGCCATGCAGGCGACGGGCATCACGCCCGACTTCATCGTGGTGGACGGCGCCGAGGGCGGCACCGGCGCCGCGCCGGTCGAGTTCAGCGACCACGTGGGCGCGCCGCTGCAGGAGGGCCTGCTGCTGGTGCACAACACGCTCATCGGCGTGAACCTGCGCCACCGCATCAAATTGGGCTGCGCCGGCAAGGTGATCACGGCCTTCGACGTGGCGCGCATGATGGCGCTGGGCGCCGACTGGTGCAACGCGGCGCGCGGCTTCATGATGGCGCTGGGCTGCATCCAGGCGCAAAGCTGCCACACCGGCCACTGCCCCACCGGCGTGACCACGCAAGACCCGGTGCGCCAGCAGGCGCTGGTGGTGCCCACCAAGGCCGAGCGGGTTCGCAACTTCCACCGCAGCACCCTGCATGCGCTGCAGGAGCTGGTGCAGGCCGCGGGCCTGGACCATCCGCAGCAGATCACCGCGCACCACATCGTGCGGCGCATTTCCGACACCGAGGTGCGCCTCTTGAGCAACCTGGTGATGCAGGTGCAGCCGGGCGCCCTTCTGGGACCGCTCGACAAGCAGCACAACGTGTTCCGAACCTACTGGCCGCTGGCCAGTGCCGAGAGCTTCCAGCCCGTGACACAGGGGCCGCACGGCCTGGTGTCGAGTCTCGCGCTCGCCGCATGA
- a CDS encoding CinA family protein, whose amino-acid sequence MVNFMEPSAPSNFLADLDTPALVAATAGLLLKKGWMLATAESCTGGLIAGACTELAGSSAWFERGFVTYSNAAKTELLGVDAALIEAHGAVSEPVAHAMAMGAIARSPAHVAVAVTGVAGPTGGTPGKPVGTVWFGWSVDGQVRTERRRFDGDRAAVRTATVHYALQTLAGLLGP is encoded by the coding sequence ATGGTGAACTTCATGGAACCCTCGGCCCCCTCCAACTTTCTTGCGGACCTGGACACACCCGCCCTCGTCGCGGCCACGGCCGGGCTGCTGCTGAAAAAAGGCTGGATGCTCGCCACGGCCGAAAGCTGCACCGGGGGCCTCATTGCCGGCGCCTGCACCGAACTGGCGGGCTCCAGCGCCTGGTTCGAGCGCGGCTTCGTCACTTACTCGAACGCGGCCAAGACCGAGTTGCTGGGTGTCGATGCGGCACTGATCGAAGCCCACGGCGCAGTCAGCGAACCCGTGGCGCACGCCATGGCCATGGGCGCCATCGCGCGTTCGCCCGCGCACGTGGCGGTGGCCGTCACCGGCGTGGCCGGCCCTACCGGCGGCACCCCCGGCAAGCCGGTCGGCACCGTGTGGTTCGGATGGTCGGTCGACGGGCAGGTGCGCACGGAGCGCCGCCGCTTCGACGGCGACCGCGCCGCGGTGCGCACGGCCACTGTGCACTACGCGCTGCAGACGCTGGCCGGCCTGCTCGGTCCCTAG
- a CDS encoding putative toxin-antitoxin system toxin component, PIN family — protein sequence MDGAVCACGGAWCNIGVIPNAHISISPEAANAAPGAFVVIDTNIALDLLVFDNPDCLPLAAALAASELRWLATASMRSELERVLGYPLIAARLARSNLAPQSVLAAFDAHVQLVAETPPRAPCVCKDPDDQVFIDLAVARRARLLSKDQAVLTMRKRLAAQGVVVQAVLAL from the coding sequence ATGGACGGCGCGGTTTGCGCTTGCGGCGGCGCATGGTGCAACATCGGGGTTATTCCAAACGCACACATTTCCATTTCTCCAGAAGCGGCAAACGCCGCGCCCGGCGCCTTCGTGGTGATCGACACCAACATCGCGCTCGACCTGCTGGTGTTCGACAACCCCGACTGCCTGCCGCTGGCCGCCGCCCTTGCCGCCAGCGAGCTGCGCTGGCTGGCCACCGCCTCCATGCGTAGCGAGCTCGAGCGGGTGCTCGGCTATCCCCTCATCGCGGCCCGCCTGGCGCGCAGCAACCTCGCGCCGCAAAGCGTTCTGGCTGCATTCGACGCCCACGTGCAGCTGGTTGCCGAAACACCGCCGCGCGCGCCCTGCGTCTGCAAGGACCCGGACGACCAGGTCTTCATCGACCTGGCGGTCGCCCGGCGCGCACGGCTGCTCAGCAAGGATCAGGCCGTGCTGACGATGCGCAAGCGGCTCGCCGCGCAAGGCGTGGTGGTGCAGGCGGTGCTGGCGCTCTAG
- a CDS encoding LysE family translocator gives MNDITVPLLGIAGAMIVGAMSPGPSFVMVARTAVSASRGDGLAAALGMGAGGIVFAIAALVGLQAAFLAVPALYLGVKLLGGAYLVYLGIRIWRGAREPLAVSHEEGSPGDRGNGWRAFLLGMGTQVSNPKTAVVYASIFAAFLPREVPLGLALAVPAVIFCIETGWYSIVALALSSAAPRSAYLRYKAWIDRAAGGVMVLLGVKLLSGVRGG, from the coding sequence ATGAACGACATCACGGTTCCCCTCCTGGGCATTGCGGGCGCGATGATCGTCGGAGCCATGAGCCCCGGCCCGAGCTTCGTCATGGTCGCGCGCACCGCCGTGTCGGCGTCGCGCGGTGACGGGTTGGCCGCGGCGCTCGGCATGGGCGCCGGAGGCATCGTGTTCGCCATCGCCGCGCTCGTGGGCCTGCAGGCGGCTTTCCTCGCGGTTCCCGCGCTCTACCTGGGGGTAAAGCTGCTCGGCGGGGCCTACCTCGTGTACCTGGGCATCCGCATCTGGCGCGGCGCACGCGAGCCGCTGGCCGTTTCGCATGAAGAGGGTTCGCCTGGCGATCGGGGCAACGGATGGCGCGCGTTTCTGCTCGGCATGGGCACGCAGGTCAGCAACCCGAAGACCGCCGTGGTCTACGCCAGCATCTTCGCGGCATTTCTGCCGCGCGAAGTGCCGCTGGGGCTGGCGCTCGCGGTGCCGGCCGTGATCTTCTGCATCGAGACTGGCTGGTATTCGATCGTCGCGCTGGCGCTCTCGTCGGCGGCGCCGCGCTCGGCCTACCTGCGCTACAAGGCCTGGATCGACCGCGCGGCGGGCGGTGTGATGGTGCTGCTGGGCGTCAAGCTGCTGTCCGGCGTGCGGGGCGGCTGA
- a CDS encoding GNAT family N-acetyltransferase, producing the protein MSNSNNLAITNNEAQHRYEAALEGQLAAYAEYNLLTDAIMFTHTEVLPEHEGKGVGSGIARHVLDEARAKGLHVIPVCQFIAGYIRKHREYADLVRADVQRAFKI; encoded by the coding sequence ATGAGCAACAGCAACAATCTCGCCATCACCAACAACGAAGCCCAGCACCGCTACGAAGCCGCGCTCGAGGGCCAGCTTGCGGCCTACGCCGAATACAACCTGCTGACCGACGCCATCATGTTCACCCACACCGAGGTGCTGCCCGAGCACGAAGGCAAGGGCGTGGGTTCGGGCATTGCGCGGCATGTGCTCGACGAGGCGCGCGCCAAGGGCCTGCACGTGATTCCGGTGTGCCAGTTCATTGCGGGGTACATCCGCAAGCACCGCGAATACGCGGACCTGGTGCGGGCGGACGTCCAGCGCGCGTTCAAGATCTGA
- a CDS encoding nuclear transport factor 2 family protein translates to MTAAANAQTIERFYEAFSRLDAATMAACYASDAQFDDEAFSLRGRQQVGGMWRMLCSATKAGGADVWKLTWRDVHADDTSGQAHWDAHYRFSATGRVVDNSIDARFGFTPDGLIATHRDSFDFWAWSRQALGAPGLLLGWTPMLRKKVRATAATNLATYLARQP, encoded by the coding sequence ATGACAGCAGCAGCCAATGCCCAGACGATCGAGCGCTTCTACGAGGCGTTCTCACGGCTGGACGCCGCCACCATGGCCGCCTGCTATGCAAGCGATGCGCAATTCGACGACGAAGCCTTTTCATTGCGCGGCCGCCAGCAGGTGGGCGGCATGTGGCGCATGCTCTGCAGCGCAACCAAGGCCGGAGGCGCCGACGTGTGGAAGCTGACGTGGCGCGACGTGCATGCCGACGACACCAGCGGCCAGGCGCACTGGGATGCGCACTACCGCTTCAGCGCCACCGGCCGGGTGGTCGACAACAGCATCGACGCGCGCTTCGGCTTCACACCCGACGGGCTGATTGCCACGCACCGCGACAGCTTCGACTTCTGGGCCTGGTCGCGCCAGGCGCTGGGCGCACCCGGACTCCTTCTCGGCTGGACACCGATGCTGCGCAAGAAAGTGCGCGCCACCGCAGCCACCAATCTCGCTACCTATCTCGCACGCCAACCATGA
- a CDS encoding THUMP domain-containing class I SAM-dependent RNA methyltransferase: protein MNDLSLFLPCAAGVEELLAQEVHALTGRVGQDLLTLRGGVRVRAEWRDMLKLNLHSRLAQRVLVELAHAPYRSENDLYAIASGVAWEIWFTPKQSFKIETTAQHSPLQSLNFATLRIKDAIADRFRAKANGVRPSIETQWPDCRVFAHLTTDHCTLYIDTSGEPLFKRGWRQDKGDAPLKETLAAAMLAASGWWNPETGAVAGEPLYDPCCGSGTIAIEAAQIARGIPAGWLRRFGFEKLLPFQPHVWDAIRKEAESAATPKEVAIFGSDVSHRMVDFAERNAERAGVADAIEFRGGDALQRMPPAEGGVIMLNPPYGERIEVGGVARFGAREAAQTSGQREGDEGGQGGDGGEFFPQLATHWKKNYAGWTAWVLTPDLKLPKQMRLKESRRVPMWNGPIECRLFRFDMVAGSARK from the coding sequence GTGAACGATCTTTCCCTTTTCCTGCCTTGCGCCGCCGGCGTCGAGGAACTCCTGGCGCAGGAAGTCCATGCGCTCACCGGCCGCGTGGGGCAAGACCTGCTCACGCTGCGCGGCGGGGTGCGGGTGCGCGCCGAGTGGCGCGACATGCTCAAGCTCAACCTGCACAGCCGTCTGGCCCAGCGGGTGCTGGTCGAACTCGCTCACGCGCCTTACCGCAGCGAAAACGACCTGTACGCCATCGCGAGCGGCGTGGCCTGGGAGATCTGGTTCACGCCCAAGCAGAGCTTCAAGATCGAGACCACGGCCCAGCACAGCCCGCTGCAGAGCCTGAACTTTGCCACGTTGCGCATCAAGGACGCCATTGCCGACCGCTTCCGCGCCAAGGCAAACGGCGTGCGCCCGAGCATCGAAACGCAGTGGCCCGACTGCCGCGTGTTCGCGCACCTGACCACCGACCACTGCACGCTCTACATCGACACCTCGGGCGAGCCGCTCTTCAAGCGCGGCTGGCGGCAGGACAAGGGCGATGCGCCGCTGAAGGAAACCCTGGCCGCCGCCATGCTGGCCGCCAGCGGCTGGTGGAACCCCGAGACCGGCGCGGTGGCCGGCGAGCCGCTGTACGACCCATGCTGCGGCAGCGGCACCATTGCCATCGAGGCAGCGCAAATTGCGCGCGGCATCCCCGCCGGCTGGCTGCGGCGCTTCGGCTTCGAGAAGCTGCTGCCGTTCCAGCCGCACGTGTGGGACGCGATCAGGAAAGAAGCCGAATCGGCGGCCACCCCCAAGGAAGTCGCCATCTTCGGCTCCGACGTTTCGCACCGCATGGTCGACTTTGCCGAGCGCAACGCAGAGCGCGCAGGTGTTGCCGATGCCATCGAGTTCCGCGGCGGCGACGCGCTGCAGCGCATGCCGCCGGCCGAGGGCGGCGTGATCATGCTCAACCCGCCTTACGGCGAGCGGATCGAGGTGGGCGGCGTCGCGCGCTTCGGCGCCCGTGAGGCCGCGCAAACCTCCGGCCAGCGCGAGGGAGACGAGGGCGGCCAAGGCGGCGATGGCGGCGAGTTCTTTCCGCAGCTCGCCACGCACTGGAAGAAAAATTACGCCGGCTGGACCGCCTGGGTGCTTACGCCCGACCTGAAGCTGCCCAAGCAGATGCGGCTCAAGGAATCTCGCCGCGTGCCGATGTGGAACGGGCCCATCGAGTGCCGGCTGTTCCGCTTCGACATGGTGGCCGGCTCGGCCCGGAAGTAG
- a CDS encoding phosphatidylglycerophosphatase A family protein, producing MQAVPPPPSSSSSTPSPSGPIPAGVPGRPTKAFLLSHPAHFIAMGFGSGLPRVAPGTVGTLWAWAAFVVMQLWFTPATIGWVILASLPIGWWACSVTARHMGVADPGSIVWDEVVAFWIVLWLVTPAGLVAQAVAFGLFRFFDAAKPGPVAWADGLFKQRDAAEVRWWRAGFGIILDDLVAAFCTLLVIALWRAW from the coding sequence ATGCAAGCCGTTCCCCCGCCTCCCTCTTCCTCCTCCTCGACCCCTTCCCCGTCCGGCCCCATCCCGGCTGGCGTGCCGGGCCGGCCGACCAAGGCCTTCCTGCTTTCCCACCCGGCGCACTTCATTGCCATGGGTTTCGGCTCCGGGCTGCCGCGCGTGGCGCCCGGCACGGTCGGCACGCTCTGGGCCTGGGCGGCCTTCGTGGTGATGCAGCTGTGGTTCACGCCAGCCACCATCGGCTGGGTGATCCTGGCTTCGCTGCCGATCGGCTGGTGGGCCTGCAGCGTGACCGCGCGCCACATGGGCGTGGCGGACCCGGGCAGCATCGTGTGGGACGAAGTGGTCGCGTTCTGGATCGTGCTCTGGCTCGTCACGCCGGCCGGCCTCGTCGCGCAGGCCGTGGCATTCGGGCTGTTCCGCTTCTTCGATGCCGCCAAGCCGGGCCCGGTGGCCTGGGCGGACGGGCTGTTCAAGCAGCGCGATGCCGCCGAGGTGCGCTGGTGGCGCGCGGGCTTTGGCATCATCCTCGACGACCTGGTAGCGGCGTTCTGCACGCTGCTGGTCATTGCGCTCTGGCGCGCATGGTGA
- a CDS encoding YecA family protein — translation MTTTNDTPQAAAPASAPLGPDDFDALDQALDAMREHDEEIPQWEFCEGFMAALICTRRPIEPSEYWPVLLGDGFVPAQHMEFVWNWKRRWLEIEQGLDADVESLEDERSWQPEVLDTRGAIASLPEEERAEIEGEEIPSFAQVWALGFMYAVENWPEDWAAPRDKEAAQMLNDALDNIVALTEDDKAKPTLSMYSDDAPPSVSQQRLDDFGAAIWAVYDLRQLWKSLGPKVETIRKEAEPGRNDPCPCGSGKKYKKCHGA, via the coding sequence ATGACCACCACCAACGACACCCCCCAGGCCGCAGCGCCCGCTTCCGCTCCTCTCGGCCCCGACGATTTCGACGCCCTCGACCAGGCGCTGGACGCCATGCGCGAGCATGACGAGGAAATTCCCCAGTGGGAGTTCTGCGAAGGCTTCATGGCCGCGCTGATCTGCACCCGCCGGCCCATCGAGCCCTCCGAATACTGGCCCGTGCTGCTGGGCGACGGCTTCGTGCCCGCGCAGCACATGGAATTCGTCTGGAACTGGAAGCGCCGCTGGCTCGAAATCGAGCAGGGCCTGGACGCCGACGTGGAGTCGCTCGAGGACGAGCGCAGCTGGCAACCCGAGGTGCTCGACACCCGCGGCGCCATTGCCTCGCTGCCCGAGGAAGAGCGCGCCGAGATCGAGGGCGAGGAAATCCCCTCGTTCGCCCAGGTGTGGGCGCTGGGCTTCATGTACGCAGTCGAGAACTGGCCCGAAGACTGGGCCGCGCCGCGCGACAAGGAAGCCGCGCAGATGCTGAACGACGCGCTCGACAACATCGTTGCGCTCACCGAGGACGACAAGGCCAAGCCCACGCTCTCGATGTACAGCGACGATGCCCCGCCGAGCGTGAGCCAGCAGCGGCTGGACGACTTCGGCGCCGCCATCTGGGCCGTGTACGACCTGCGTCAGCTCTGGAAGAGCCTGGGGCCCAAGGTCGAGACCATCCGCAAGGAAGCGGAGCCCGGCCGCAACGACCCGTGCCCCTGCGGCAGCGGCAAGAAGTACAAGAAGTGCCACGGCGCCTGA
- a CDS encoding MFS transporter produces the protein MPAAPSSAADSASPVSNLSTAAWGDLFRGRNGWRALALTGGVALHAVNVHIVTTVLPSVVSEIGGLDWYAWSTTLFVVGSIVGATLSVRLLAAFGPRGACLAALAAFTAGSMGCALAPAMPWLLAGRTVQGVGGGLLAALSYGLIQLVFAPRLWPRAVALVSGMWGVATLCGPAVGGLFAQAGHWRWAFWSLLPLAAVQALLVAVQLRPGAGVRHVRPAGMPRIPALQIGLLAASVLLIAASEFAPALAWQAIGVAAGLGLGVAATRVDGRAAVRLLPTGAYAVRAPMGAIYAGVVLLMIGTTTEIFVPYFLQLLHGHSPLLAGYLTAAMAGGWSAGSLLSSGRSGAGADRMLRAGPVACTLGLAALAVLMPAHGRLAAGAETLLVAIALGTVGLGVGIGWPHLVTRVMSLAPAGQEGLASASITTVQLYGMAVGAAVAGLVANAAGLTAPGGVAGARSAAFWLFASFALAPALAAWLVARFATAAHSR, from the coding sequence ATGCCCGCCGCACCCAGCTCCGCCGCCGATTCCGCTTCGCCGGTTTCCAATCTCTCCACCGCCGCATGGGGCGACCTGTTCCGGGGCCGCAATGGCTGGCGCGCCCTTGCGCTGACGGGCGGCGTCGCGCTGCATGCGGTCAACGTGCACATCGTCACGACGGTGCTGCCCTCGGTGGTGAGCGAAATCGGCGGGCTCGACTGGTATGCCTGGAGCACCACGCTCTTCGTGGTCGGGTCGATCGTCGGCGCCACGCTGTCGGTGCGCCTGCTCGCCGCATTTGGGCCGCGCGGTGCATGCCTTGCGGCGCTGGCGGCATTCACCGCCGGCTCGATGGGCTGCGCGCTGGCGCCAGCCATGCCCTGGCTGCTTGCGGGCCGCACGGTGCAGGGGGTGGGCGGCGGCCTGCTGGCGGCCCTGAGCTATGGGCTGATCCAACTGGTGTTCGCGCCGCGGCTGTGGCCTCGCGCGGTGGCGCTGGTGTCGGGCATGTGGGGCGTGGCCACGCTCTGCGGCCCGGCGGTCGGCGGCCTGTTCGCACAGGCGGGGCACTGGCGATGGGCCTTCTGGTCGCTGTTGCCGCTGGCGGCGGTGCAGGCACTCCTGGTCGCGGTGCAGCTGCGGCCCGGCGCCGGGGTGCGGCACGTGCGCCCCGCCGGCATGCCGCGCATTCCCGCGTTGCAGATCGGCTTGCTGGCGGCGTCGGTGCTGCTGATCGCCGCCAGCGAGTTCGCACCCGCGCTGGCCTGGCAGGCCATCGGCGTGGCGGCGGGGCTCGGGCTCGGCGTGGCCGCCACACGGGTGGACGGGCGCGCCGCCGTGCGGTTGCTGCCGACCGGCGCCTATGCGGTGCGCGCGCCGATGGGCGCCATCTACGCCGGCGTGGTGCTGCTGATGATCGGCACCACCACCGAAATCTTCGTGCCGTACTTCCTGCAGTTGCTGCACGGGCATTCACCTCTGCTGGCGGGCTACCTCACGGCGGCAATGGCCGGCGGCTGGAGCGCGGGTTCGCTGCTGTCGTCGGGACGCAGCGGCGCGGGCGCCGACCGCATGCTGCGTGCGGGACCGGTGGCCTGCACGCTGGGCCTGGCGGCGCTGGCCGTGCTGATGCCTGCGCATGGCCGCCTTGCCGCGGGTGCCGAAACACTGCTGGTTGCCATCGCCCTCGGCACTGTCGGGCTGGGCGTGGGCATCGGCTGGCCGCACCTGGTCACGCGCGTGATGTCGCTCGCGCCGGCGGGGCAGGAAGGACTGGCCTCCGCCTCCATCACGACCGTGCAGCTCTACGGTATGGCCGTGGGCGCGGCGGTTGCGGGGCTGGTGGCGAACGCGGCCGGCCTCACCGCTCCGGGCGGCGTGGCCGGCGCGCGCTCGGCCGCCTTCTGGCTGTTCGCGAGCTTCGCGCTCGCACCGGCGCTCGCGGCATGGCTCGTCGCCCGCTTCGCGACCGCCGCACACAGTCGATGA
- a CDS encoding surface-adhesin E family protein, which yields MLLPGPCAALSSFSMMKRLSLLLALFAGPLAHAEWLTLTGSAGEAGNTYVQVDPTSVVVEGSKRLVAVRISLAEPRTGDDGLKFRSVAAKASVDCQARKARYVSATYFEQPNFVGPPLSVREFDETDVRPMNFAGLPGDLAVRTVNAACGVGAAK from the coding sequence ATGCTGCTGCCCGGGCCGTGCGCGGCGCTTTCCAGCTTTTCGATGATGAAACGACTTTCCCTGCTGCTCGCCCTTTTTGCCGGACCGCTTGCCCATGCGGAATGGCTCACGCTGACCGGTTCGGCCGGCGAAGCGGGCAACACCTATGTGCAGGTCGATCCGACCAGCGTGGTGGTGGAAGGCAGCAAGCGGCTGGTGGCGGTGCGGATCAGCCTGGCCGAGCCCCGCACCGGCGACGACGGACTCAAGTTCCGGTCCGTCGCGGCGAAGGCGAGCGTGGATTGCCAGGCGCGCAAGGCGCGATACGTGAGCGCCACCTATTTCGAACAGCCGAACTTCGTCGGGCCGCCGCTGTCGGTGCGCGAGTTCGATGAAACCGACGTCCGCCCGATGAATTTTGCCGGCCTGCCGGGCGACCTGGCCGTGCGGACGGTGAACGCCGCGTGCGGCGTGGGCGCGGCCAAGTAG
- the rpoN gene encoding RNA polymerase factor sigma-54 produces the protein MKQGLSLRVSQHLALTPQLQQSIRLLQLSTLELSQEVEQMLDENPFLERTAEEAAREEFGLDAVDTPAPRDEAAEAGEGEFASLPASSATTSASETGTSTSDTETPAADIAEREPDWEGDGTVDMAPDDSEWGGDAPARQNNLGDDERADATELARSQESLQSFLHRQALSLRLNENDSAALRFLIESLNDDGYLEDSLPALASGLAGDDNDQFDELVHHFQVALGLLQSLEPTGVGARDLGECLSIQLRALASKDETEEQALVRKTAIAICKQPMELLARRDFKRLATLTRTNEDLVRSALQIISRLEPKPGRRFVDVERNIVIPDVIVTKIGRGTNVKFRVMLNPEVMPRLRVHDIYAGALKSHKGEGSQALSQRLQEARWFIKNIQQRFDTILRVSNAIVERQKSYFVHGELAMRPLVLREIADELGLHESTISRVTTAKYMATPFGTVELKYFFGSALGTETGGNASSTAVRALIKQFVSSESIKKPLSDSQISEMLKEQGIECARRTVAKYREALRIAPANLRKAL, from the coding sequence ATGAAGCAAGGGCTGTCCCTTCGCGTCTCGCAGCACCTGGCGCTCACGCCCCAGCTGCAGCAGTCGATCCGGCTGCTTCAGCTCTCCACGCTCGAACTGAGCCAGGAAGTGGAGCAGATGCTCGACGAAAACCCGTTCCTCGAACGCACCGCGGAAGAAGCGGCGCGCGAGGAATTCGGGCTCGACGCCGTCGACACCCCCGCGCCGCGCGATGAAGCGGCGGAGGCCGGCGAGGGCGAATTCGCCTCGCTGCCGGCCAGCAGCGCGACCACCTCTGCGTCCGAGACAGGCACCTCCACAAGCGACACCGAAACCCCCGCCGCCGACATCGCCGAGCGCGAGCCCGACTGGGAAGGCGACGGCACCGTCGACATGGCGCCCGACGACAGCGAGTGGGGCGGCGATGCGCCGGCGCGGCAGAACAACCTTGGCGACGACGAGCGCGCCGACGCCACCGAGCTCGCGCGCAGCCAGGAGTCGCTGCAATCCTTTCTGCACCGGCAGGCGCTCAGCCTGCGCCTGAACGAGAACGACAGCGCCGCGCTGCGCTTCCTGATCGAGTCGCTCAACGATGACGGCTATCTTGAAGATTCGCTGCCTGCCCTGGCCTCGGGCCTTGCGGGCGACGACAATGACCAGTTCGACGAACTGGTCCACCACTTCCAGGTGGCACTCGGCCTGCTGCAGAGCCTGGAGCCCACCGGTGTCGGCGCGCGCGACCTGGGCGAATGCCTGAGCATCCAGCTGCGCGCGCTGGCCAGCAAGGACGAAACCGAAGAACAGGCGCTGGTCCGCAAGACCGCCATCGCCATCTGCAAGCAACCGATGGAGCTGCTCGCGCGGCGCGACTTCAAGCGCTTGGCCACGCTCACCCGCACCAACGAAGACCTGGTGCGCTCGGCGCTGCAGATCATTTCGCGCCTGGAGCCCAAGCCGGGGCGCCGCTTTGTCGACGTCGAGCGCAACATCGTGATCCCCGACGTCATCGTCACCAAGATCGGCCGCGGCACCAACGTCAAGTTCCGCGTCATGCTCAACCCCGAGGTGATGCCGCGCCTGCGCGTGCACGACATCTACGCCGGCGCGCTCAAGTCGCACAAGGGCGAAGGCAGCCAGGCGCTGTCGCAGCGGCTGCAGGAGGCGCGCTGGTTCATCAAGAACATCCAGCAGCGCTTCGACACCATCCTGCGCGTGAGCAACGCCATCGTCGAGCGGCAGAAGAGCTACTTCGTGCACGGCGAGCTTGCCATGCGCCCGCTGGTGCTGCGCGAGATTGCCGACGAGCTCGGCCTGCACGAATCGACCATCTCGCGCGTGACCACGGCCAAGTACATGGCTACGCCGTTCGGCACGGTCGAGCTCAAGTACTTCTTCGGCTCGGCGCTCGGCACCGAGACCGGCGGCAATGCGTCGAGCACCGCCGTGCGCGCGCTGATCAAGCAGTTCGTGAGCTCCGAGAGCATCAAGAAGCCGCTGTCGGACAGCCAGATTTCCGAAATGCTGAAAGAGCAGGGCATCGAATGCGCACGCCGCACCGTGGCCAAGTACCGCGAAGCGTTGCGCATCGCGCCGGCCAACCTGCGCAAGGCCTTGTAG